From a region of the Triticum aestivum cultivar Chinese Spring chromosome 7D, IWGSC CS RefSeq v2.1, whole genome shotgun sequence genome:
- the LOC123166770 gene encoding chaperone protein dnaJ 8, chloroplastic, which produces MAVAAGGGVVLSLRGPSSSASPAVGRLRRVSSSPAVRCGATRERWPAAAPYGVLEEDHYRTLRLRPGASRGEVKKAFHRLALQYHPDVARRQHGGGEGQENAIDFERINAAYQRVMRNMQEAEATLEYWRRRYGLADEDLDRYRHYLAADEEDDWFADF; this is translated from the coding sequence ATGGCCGTCGCCGCCGGAGGAGGGGTGGTGCTGAGCCTGCGCGGCCCGTCGTCTTCGGCGTCGCCGGCGGTGGGGCGGCTGCGTAGggtgtcgtcgtcgccggcggtgAGGTGCGGGGCGACGCGGGAAAGGTGGCCGGCGGCGGCCCCGTACGGGGTGCTGGAGGAGGACCACTACCGGACGCTGAGGCTGAGGCCGGGCGCCTCCAGGGGCGAGGTCAAGAAGGCCTTCCACCGCCTCGCGCTGCAGTACCACCCGGACGTCGCGCGCCggcagcacggcggcggcgagggccaAGAAAACGCCATCGACTTCGAGCGGATCAACGCGGCGTACCAGAGGGTGATGCGCAACATGCAGGAGGCGGAGGCGACGCTCGAGTACTGGCGGCGCCGCTACGGCCTCGCCGACGAGGACCTCGACCGCTACCGCCACTACCTCGCCGCCGACGAGGAGGACGACTGGTTCGCCGACTTCTGA